The Gloeomargarita sp. SKYB120 genome has a segment encoding these proteins:
- the ybeY gene encoding rRNA maturation RNase YbeY: MPRLELEVTWHGIDPQWAALPWRDWFQTWLTHLALPPARGYEIGLRLTDDQEIQTLNREYRGQDRPTDVLAFSALETGTPTPLEAPLLLGDIVISVPTALRQAPPGQVTEELAWLAAHGLLHLLGWDHPDETSLAQMLAQQRFLLAQVGLAEPETYRQEYTPEGVQSDR; this comes from the coding sequence ATGCCCAGGCTTGAACTGGAGGTGACCTGGCATGGGATTGACCCGCAGTGGGCTGCTTTGCCCTGGCGAGATTGGTTCCAAACGTGGCTGACGCACCTGGCGTTGCCGCCAGCAAGAGGCTACGAAATCGGCCTGCGCTTGACCGATGACCAGGAAATCCAAACCCTGAACCGGGAGTACCGCGGTCAAGACCGCCCTACCGATGTCCTGGCCTTTAGCGCTCTGGAAACCGGAACGCCCACGCCACTAGAGGCACCCCTGTTGCTCGGAGATATCGTGATCTCGGTCCCCACTGCCCTGCGCCAAGCGCCACCTGGGCAAGTGACGGAGGAACTGGCGTGGTTAGCGGCGCATGGGTTGCTCCACCTGCTGGGGTGGGACCATCCCGACGAGACCTCTCTCGCCCAGATGCTGGCGCAACAGCGGTTCCTGTTAGCGCAGGTAGGGTTGGCCGAGCCAGAGACCTATCGCCAGGAGTACACCCCCGAAGGCGTGCAATCCGACCGCTAA
- the pstA gene encoding phosphate ABC transporter permease PstA — protein sequence MTTTTVHLQVGLLRKRLQFRTVFGWVMTGVVSLCTLLALAPVLAVLGFVLARGIRRLNLDLFTQLPPPPGWSGGGFGNALIGTLMVVLLGTVIAVPFGVLTAVYLSEFSNANAHQQQMARWVRLGVNVLAGVPAILAGVFAYGLLVATGILGYSAVAAGVALAVLMLPTVIRTADEALQLVPQEMRWASAGLGASHYDTVFRVVLPAALPSLLTGLLLAMARAMGESAALIFTALFSPFWPRSLLEPIATLSVLIYNYATVPYPAQQELAWAASFFLVLLILMASVVSRLVIRRHMQR from the coding sequence ATGACAACTACTACCGTCCATCTGCAGGTAGGGCTGCTGCGCAAGCGTCTGCAGTTCCGCACAGTATTTGGCTGGGTGATGACGGGGGTGGTGAGCCTGTGTACCCTGCTGGCTTTGGCTCCTGTGTTGGCAGTGCTGGGGTTTGTGCTGGCGCGGGGCATCCGCCGCTTGAACCTAGATTTGTTTACGCAATTGCCGCCGCCGCCGGGATGGTCGGGTGGGGGATTTGGGAATGCCCTCATCGGCACGTTGATGGTGGTCTTGCTAGGGACGGTGATTGCGGTGCCGTTTGGGGTGTTGACGGCGGTGTATCTCTCGGAATTTAGCAACGCCAATGCGCACCAACAGCAAATGGCCCGCTGGGTGCGTTTGGGGGTGAATGTGCTGGCAGGAGTGCCTGCCATCCTGGCAGGGGTGTTTGCCTACGGATTGCTGGTGGCAACGGGAATTTTGGGTTACTCAGCAGTGGCGGCGGGGGTGGCCTTGGCGGTGTTGATGCTGCCGACGGTCATTCGCACGGCGGACGAGGCTCTCCAACTGGTGCCACAGGAGATGCGCTGGGCATCGGCGGGATTGGGAGCGTCTCATTACGACACGGTGTTCCGGGTGGTGTTGCCAGCGGCCTTGCCCTCGCTCCTGACGGGCCTGCTCCTAGCGATGGCGCGAGCGATGGGAGAGTCGGCAGCTTTGATTTTCACAGCCCTGTTTTCTCCGTTTTGGCCCCGCAGCCTCTTGGAACCGATAGCCACCCTCTCGGTCCTGATTTACAACTATGCGACGGTGCCCTACCCAGCTCAGCAGGAACTGGCCTGGGCGGCGTCCTTCTTCCTGGTCCTGCTCATTCTGATGGCAAGCGTGGTCTCCCGTCTGGTGATTCGTCGGCACATGCAGCGCTAG
- a CDS encoding SufE family protein: MPESVTSLPPSLGTIVERLQRANPARVKYELLIRYGQKLPPFPEAERVPQNQVKGCVSQAWLVAELDDQGRVQIRADADSQLVKGLLAILVLGLSGLMPAEILAVPPDFIKLTGLDVSLTPSRNNGFMSAVQFLKRQVAAYAVTS; the protein is encoded by the coding sequence ATGCCAGAATCGGTAACCAGTTTGCCGCCGTCGTTGGGAACGATTGTGGAGCGGCTCCAGCGGGCGAATCCGGCCAGGGTGAAGTACGAGTTGCTGATTCGCTACGGCCAGAAGTTGCCCCCTTTCCCCGAGGCGGAAAGAGTTCCTCAGAACCAGGTCAAGGGCTGTGTGTCCCAGGCATGGCTGGTGGCAGAGCTGGACGACCAAGGACGGGTGCAGATTCGCGCCGATGCGGACTCCCAGTTGGTCAAAGGTTTGCTGGCGATTCTGGTGCTGGGCTTGAGCGGACTGATGCCGGCGGAGATTTTGGCGGTACCGCCGGATTTCATCAAATTGACGGGGCTGGATGTGAGTCTCACGCCGTCACGCAACAATGGGTTTATGAGCGCTGTCCAGTTCCTGAAACGCCAAGTTGCGGCCTACGCGGTCACGTCCTAG
- the pstC gene encoding phosphate ABC transporter permease subunit PstC — protein sequence MTTALAGQPSRSPWKRRIDQLFIRLTQVFAVCAGVLLACMVLVMAWQSVPAFQRFGLSFIFRSAWNPVPGREDFGVFPMLYGTLVSSLLALLIAVPLGLGTAIFLSEDFIPPWSRLAISFLVELLAAIPSVVYGLWGIFVLIPLLQPVERWLHAHLGWIPLFGTEPVGLGMLPASLVLAMMVLPIFTAIAKDSLEALPPELRQASVALGATRWWTLFRVLMPAALPGIVGGAILALGRALGETMAVTMLIGNANQLNVSLLAPANTIASLLANQFPEARGIHVSALMYAALLLMLMTLLVNLLAEAIIARLKATYE from the coding sequence ATGACGACGGCGCTGGCTGGTCAACCGTCCCGTTCGCCCTGGAAGCGACGAATTGACCAGTTATTCATCCGGCTGACGCAGGTTTTCGCGGTCTGTGCTGGGGTCTTGCTGGCCTGCATGGTGCTGGTGATGGCCTGGCAGTCGGTTCCGGCGTTTCAACGGTTTGGCCTATCGTTCATCTTCCGTTCAGCCTGGAATCCGGTGCCGGGGCGGGAAGACTTTGGGGTGTTCCCCATGCTCTACGGCACGCTGGTGAGTTCCCTGCTGGCTCTGTTGATAGCCGTGCCCTTGGGGTTAGGGACGGCAATTTTTCTGAGCGAAGATTTCATCCCGCCTTGGTCCCGCCTGGCGATTTCGTTCCTGGTGGAACTGCTGGCGGCCATTCCCAGTGTGGTGTACGGGTTGTGGGGGATTTTTGTGCTGATTCCCCTGCTCCAGCCGGTGGAACGGTGGTTGCACGCCCATCTAGGCTGGATTCCCCTGTTTGGCACCGAACCGGTAGGGCTGGGAATGTTGCCGGCGTCGCTGGTGCTGGCCATGATGGTGCTTCCCATCTTCACGGCAATTGCCAAGGATTCTCTGGAGGCCTTGCCGCCGGAGTTGCGCCAGGCTTCGGTGGCTTTAGGGGCGACCCGCTGGTGGACCCTTTTCCGGGTGTTGATGCCGGCAGCCCTGCCTGGGATAGTTGGCGGAGCGATATTGGCCTTGGGTCGGGCGCTGGGGGAAACGATGGCGGTCACCATGCTCATCGGCAATGCCAACCAGTTGAACGTGTCACTACTGGCGCCGGCCAATACCATTGCGTCGTTGCTGGCGAATCAGTTTCCGGAGGCACGGGGGATCCACGTATCGGCGCTGATGTATGCGGCGCTGCTGCTGATGCTGATGACGCTGCTGGTAAACCTCCTGGCCGAAGCCATCATTGCGCGGTTGAAGGCCACGTACGAGTAG
- the pstS gene encoding phosphate ABC transporter substrate-binding protein PstS — protein MWPWLGWLALLVVVAGLVGRQSPSDGIPHVTLIGLGASFPAPLYQNWAWGLNQRHSQIQVNYQSQGSGAGIRDFLEGHVDFAASDIALADEDVAKVERGVLMLPMTAGSIAIAYNLPGVETGLKLSREAYVGIFSGQIRRWNDPRIAKVNPEVTLPDLAITVVHRSDGSGTTAAFTRHLSAISPEWRQRFGEGTTIQWPTGNFVGARGNEGVTAQIQRNPGTVGYVEYSYAKNHHLHMAALENKAGAFVLPTPEAGMAALAAVTLPENLRAFIRDPEGKDAYPIVTYTWQLHYRKQPNPVKAVALEMWIEYGLNEGQKVAPELGYIALPQSVRQRVAQAADVLSDQYTITLKDLT, from the coding sequence ATGTGGCCCTGGCTCGGTTGGCTGGCGCTGCTGGTTGTGGTGGCCGGGCTAGTGGGTCGGCAGTCTCCTTCAGATGGCATCCCACACGTCACTTTGATTGGGCTGGGAGCTTCGTTTCCAGCGCCCCTGTACCAGAATTGGGCATGGGGATTGAACCAAAGGCATAGCCAGATTCAGGTGAATTACCAGTCCCAAGGAAGTGGAGCTGGGATTAGAGACTTCCTTGAAGGGCATGTGGATTTTGCCGCCAGCGATATAGCCCTGGCTGATGAAGACGTGGCGAAGGTGGAACGGGGTGTGCTGATGCTGCCCATGACGGCGGGAAGTATTGCGATTGCGTACAACCTTCCCGGCGTGGAAACGGGCTTGAAACTTAGCCGAGAGGCTTACGTAGGTATCTTCAGCGGCCAAATTCGCCGCTGGAATGACCCCAGAATTGCCAAGGTCAATCCGGAAGTGACGCTACCGGACCTGGCGATTACGGTTGTTCACCGGTCCGACGGCAGTGGGACGACGGCGGCGTTTACCAGGCATTTGAGCGCCATCAGCCCCGAGTGGCGACAGCGGTTCGGCGAAGGAACGACCATCCAGTGGCCGACGGGTAATTTCGTGGGTGCCAGGGGGAATGAAGGCGTGACGGCGCAAATTCAACGCAACCCGGGGACCGTGGGTTACGTGGAGTACAGTTACGCTAAGAACCATCACTTGCACATGGCCGCGCTGGAGAACAAGGCGGGAGCGTTTGTGCTGCCTACACCGGAAGCGGGAATGGCAGCTTTGGCGGCGGTGACCCTGCCGGAGAACTTGCGGGCGTTTATCAGGGACCCAGAGGGTAAAGATGCCTACCCCATTGTGACCTACACCTGGCAGTTGCATTATCGGAAACAGCCAAACCCTGTTAAGGCGGTGGCTCTGGAGATGTGGATCGAGTACGGGTTGAACGAGGGGCAAAAGGTGGCTCCTGAGCTTGGCTACATTGCGTTACCCCAGTCAGTGCGGCAGCGGGTTGCCCAGGCGGCGGATGTGCTCAGTGACCAATACACCATCACCCTAAAGGATTTGACATGA
- a CDS encoding sulfurtransferase, translating to MVSPATLISPADVAARLTDPEVLLVDCRFNLSQPDWGGQQYHQSHIPGAFYLDLNQDLSGPVSATSGRHPLPDMEAFAAKLVAMGLTPDKLVIAYDQGQLAYAARLWWLLRYVGHERVALLEGGWDAYVRQGYPTTHVLPKARDGHFTPRLQPQYLATREDVIAAQQDPQILLVDAREPRRYRGEWEPIDPVAGHIPGAINLPWLELLPPQPYAQRWREVHHHRDVICYCGSGVTACVNLLTLEWAGFPPGRLYVGGWSEWCRVNQTGR from the coding sequence ATGGTGTCTCCGGCAACCCTGATCAGTCCTGCAGACGTAGCCGCCCGATTGACTGACCCGGAGGTGCTCCTAGTGGATTGCCGGTTCAATCTCTCACAACCGGATTGGGGCGGCCAGCAGTACCACCAAAGTCACATCCCCGGCGCGTTCTACCTGGACCTGAACCAGGATTTGTCTGGCCCCGTGAGCGCCACTAGCGGTCGCCATCCCCTGCCCGATATGGAGGCCTTTGCCGCCAAGCTGGTGGCGATGGGTCTCACGCCCGACAAGCTGGTGATTGCTTACGACCAGGGCCAGTTGGCCTATGCGGCCCGACTGTGGTGGCTGTTGCGCTACGTGGGGCATGAACGGGTTGCCCTGCTAGAGGGGGGTTGGGACGCTTATGTGCGCCAGGGCTATCCCACAACTCACGTGCTGCCCAAGGCCCGCGATGGTCACTTTACGCCCCGCCTGCAACCCCAGTATCTCGCCACCCGTGAGGATGTGATAGCGGCGCAACAGGACCCCCAGATTCTTCTGGTGGATGCTCGCGAGCCTCGCCGTTACCGAGGCGAATGGGAACCAATTGACCCGGTGGCGGGTCATATCCCCGGCGCGATTAACTTGCCCTGGCTGGAACTGTTGCCCCCCCAGCCCTACGCCCAGCGCTGGCGAGAAGTCCATCACCACCGGGACGTGATCTGCTACTGCGGCTCGGGAGTCACCGCCTGTGTGAATCTACTGACGCTGGAGTGGGCGGGTTTTCCGCCAGGACGCTTGTACGTCGGAGGCTGGAGCGAGTGGTGTCGCGTCAACCAAACTGGCCGCTGA
- the pstB gene encoding phosphate ABC transporter ATP-binding protein PstB has translation MSNGAIPPAEPVFCLENVHVYYGHLQVLRDVSMYIPKQQITAFIGPSGCGKSTLLRCLNRLNDLIPSFRLEGKVTYHGKNLYDPDVDPVEVRRRIGMVFQKPNPLPKSIYDNVAYGARVINYQGDLDELVERSLRRAALWDEVKDKLKESGLSLSGGQQQRLCIARAIAVEPEVLLMDEPCSALDPISTRKVEELMQELKANYTIVIVTHNMQQALRVADMTAFFNVEPAPEGGKVGYLVEFDTTQVIFNSPKQPATRDYVSGQFG, from the coding sequence ATGAGTAACGGCGCAATCCCCCCAGCAGAACCTGTCTTTTGCTTGGAAAACGTTCACGTCTACTACGGCCACCTGCAGGTGCTGCGAGACGTTTCGATGTATATCCCCAAGCAGCAAATCACCGCTTTTATCGGCCCGTCGGGGTGCGGCAAAAGCACGCTCTTGCGCTGCCTGAACCGCTTGAATGACCTAATTCCCTCCTTTCGCTTGGAAGGAAAAGTGACCTATCACGGCAAAAACCTCTACGACCCGGATGTGGACCCGGTGGAGGTGCGCCGCCGGATTGGCATGGTGTTTCAAAAGCCCAACCCGCTTCCCAAATCCATCTACGACAATGTCGCCTACGGAGCGCGAGTGATCAATTACCAGGGGGACTTGGATGAACTGGTGGAGCGCTCCTTGCGGCGGGCGGCCCTGTGGGACGAAGTGAAGGACAAGTTAAAGGAAAGCGGCTTGTCCTTGTCCGGAGGACAACAACAGCGCTTGTGTATTGCCCGTGCGATTGCAGTGGAGCCGGAAGTGCTGCTGATGGATGAGCCCTGCTCTGCGCTGGACCCGATTTCCACGCGCAAAGTGGAGGAGTTGATGCAGGAACTCAAGGCCAACTACACGATTGTGATCGTCACCCACAACATGCAACAGGCGCTGCGAGTGGCGGATATGACAGCTTTTTTCAATGTGGAACCCGCTCCTGAAGGGGGCAAAGTGGGTTATCTGGTGGAATTTGACACGACCCAGGTGATCTTCAACTCCCCCAAGCAACCAGCGACCAGGGACTACGTCAGCGGCCAGTTTGGTTGA
- a CDS encoding glycosyltransferase family 2 protein: MQRLSVVIPIYNEVDNIPHLIPAVTEVLQSTGWDYEVICVDDGSRDGSTERLRHLAQERYDLKVVVLRRNYGQTAALAAGFDQATGDVVVTLDGDLQNDPQDIPRLLDKLAEGYDLVCGWRQYRQDPGLTRLLPSRVANWLIGRVTGVPLHDYGCTLKAYRRELLQDMHLYGELHRFLPALADIEGARIAEIPVRHYPRRFGRSKYGLGRTFRVLMDLLTIAFMKTFLTRPMHGFGLMGLLFLLLGLGLGIYLAILKWGWGQSIGQRPLLFLSGLAVTSGLQLFCFGLLAELLMRTYHESQGRPIYRIREVVAGRPRSLVN; the protein is encoded by the coding sequence ATGCAACGGTTATCGGTGGTCATTCCCATTTACAACGAGGTGGACAACATTCCCCACCTGATTCCGGCGGTGACCGAGGTGCTTCAGAGCACGGGGTGGGATTACGAGGTGATCTGCGTCGATGATGGGTCGCGGGACGGTTCCACAGAACGCCTGCGCCACTTGGCTCAGGAACGTTACGACCTGAAGGTGGTGGTTCTCCGGCGCAATTACGGCCAGACGGCGGCGCTAGCGGCGGGGTTTGACCAGGCGACCGGGGATGTGGTGGTGACCTTGGACGGGGACCTGCAAAACGACCCCCAAGACATCCCACGCCTGTTAGATAAATTGGCGGAAGGGTACGACCTGGTGTGCGGTTGGCGGCAGTATCGCCAGGACCCTGGCCTCACGCGCTTGCTCCCGTCTCGGGTAGCAAATTGGCTGATTGGTCGCGTCACGGGCGTCCCACTCCACGACTACGGCTGCACCCTTAAAGCCTACCGGCGAGAACTGCTGCAGGATATGCATCTCTACGGAGAACTCCATCGTTTCCTGCCGGCCTTGGCCGACATTGAAGGAGCGCGGATTGCTGAAATTCCCGTGCGGCACTACCCTCGCCGGTTCGGCCGCAGCAAGTATGGACTAGGGCGGACTTTTCGCGTGCTAATGGATTTGCTCACCATCGCCTTTATGAAAACGTTTCTCACCCGCCCGATGCATGGATTTGGCTTGATGGGCTTGCTGTTTCTCCTACTAGGGCTAGGACTGGGGATTTATCTAGCCATCTTGAAATGGGGTTGGGGCCAGAGCATCGGCCAGCGTCCCCTGTTGTTTTTATCAGGACTAGCGGTCACGTCCGGGTTGCAGTTGTTTTGTTTTGGACTGCTAGCGGAATTGCTCATGCGCACCTACCACGAGTCCCAGGGGCGTCCCATCTACCGGATTCGGGAGGTGGTGGCCGGTCGTCCTCGCAGCTTAGTCAATTGA
- a CDS encoding response regulator, with the protein MKERVPVGLRFQEGNMAGQTFSLLDVKLLLGKVEAQQLSGELQLGNGRQRWQLWFLGGRLLFATGGAHRYRRWRRWTQKLAPVLTPKQGKPEKPWEYETLAQAVAARQITREQAQQIIRGCVTEVLFDLAQTVTLAQMGVGQVRGYWDGDARLPGELGLLVATAEWQRVEQLWQQWQQVGLRATSPDMAPQFHEKRRLEQRVSPQTYLTLSRLCDGEHTFWDLALETGAELPLVGKSLLSLVREGYFRLQTLEDLAPPPEPVQKPIVACVDDSPTCLQNVVQALGDAFHLITLEDPLRGLGTLIQARPHLILLDWLFPQVNGLEICSLLRKSPVLKDVPIVLLTANGGLLDRARARLAGANEVLEKPASPERLRATVQRYLAKTGATA; encoded by the coding sequence ATGAAGGAACGGGTGCCCGTAGGTTTACGGTTTCAGGAGGGGAATATGGCCGGTCAAACGTTTTCGCTTTTGGATGTCAAGCTGTTGCTGGGGAAGGTGGAGGCCCAGCAGTTGTCAGGAGAACTTCAGCTTGGCAACGGTCGGCAACGGTGGCAGCTCTGGTTTTTGGGGGGGCGGTTATTGTTTGCCACCGGAGGCGCCCATCGGTACCGGCGCTGGCGGCGCTGGACCCAAAAACTGGCTCCGGTACTCACGCCCAAGCAGGGCAAGCCGGAAAAACCCTGGGAGTACGAAACCCTGGCGCAAGCGGTAGCGGCCCGGCAAATCACCCGCGAGCAGGCCCAGCAGATCATCCGGGGTTGCGTCACAGAGGTCCTGTTTGACCTGGCCCAGACGGTAACCTTGGCCCAGATGGGGGTTGGTCAGGTGCGGGGCTATTGGGATGGAGACGCCCGGTTGCCCGGTGAGTTGGGCCTGCTGGTGGCAACCGCAGAGTGGCAGCGCGTGGAACAGCTTTGGCAGCAATGGCAACAGGTGGGCTTGCGGGCGACCTCCCCGGACATGGCCCCCCAATTCCACGAAAAGCGCCGGTTGGAGCAGCGCGTTAGTCCTCAGACCTATCTCACCCTGAGCCGCCTGTGCGACGGGGAACACACCTTCTGGGACTTGGCCCTGGAAACGGGGGCTGAACTTCCCTTAGTCGGGAAATCGCTGCTATCGCTGGTGCGCGAGGGGTATTTCCGGTTGCAAACGCTGGAGGATTTAGCGCCGCCCCCAGAACCCGTGCAAAAGCCCATCGTTGCCTGTGTGGATGACAGCCCCACCTGTTTGCAAAACGTGGTGCAGGCGCTGGGGGATGCCTTTCATCTCATCACCTTGGAGGACCCGCTGCGGGGGTTAGGGACCTTAATCCAAGCGCGGCCCCATCTCATCCTGCTGGATTGGTTGTTCCCCCAGGTCAACGGCTTGGAAATTTGCTCTCTGCTGCGCAAGTCGCCGGTACTCAAGGACGTGCCAATTGTCCTGTTGACGGCCAACGGGGGGCTGCTTGACCGGGCACGGGCGCGCCTGGCGGGAGCCAACGAAGTTCTGGAAAAACCGGCCAGTCCTGAGCGGTTGCGGGCCACTGTCCAGCGCTATCTCGCCAAAACTGGAGCGACCGCCTGA
- a CDS encoding ABC transporter permease codes for MNPSWWVWRVLLALPVFWLGIFFVLPLGLLVLYSFLTHQGYGNVVWQGTLENYARLWNPTYGEILLRSVGLALGTTLVCLVLGYPLALWMATRPQPWRTVVLLLVIIPFWTNFLVRTYAWMVLLGQRGVVNALLVGLGLIREPLDLLFTPTAVWIGLVYGYLPFMVLPLYSTLEKFDFTLVWAAQDLGANFWQVLYRVLLPLTRRGITVGCLLVFIPSVGAFITPDILGGAKSLMVGNLIQNQFLKTLNWPLGAALSVVLMAFITLPILLYLRLGEPDKPLNFAG; via the coding sequence GTGAACCCGTCCTGGTGGGTATGGCGTGTCCTGCTGGCGCTTCCCGTGTTCTGGCTGGGGATTTTCTTTGTACTCCCCTTGGGGTTGTTGGTTCTTTACAGTTTCTTAACCCACCAGGGCTACGGCAATGTGGTTTGGCAGGGGACGCTGGAGAACTACGCCCGTCTCTGGAACCCGACCTACGGGGAAATCCTGCTGCGCTCGGTGGGACTGGCCCTGGGCACCACGCTGGTGTGTCTTGTGCTGGGGTATCCCCTGGCCCTGTGGATGGCGACCCGACCCCAGCCCTGGCGCACGGTGGTACTGTTGCTGGTGATCATCCCGTTTTGGACGAATTTTTTGGTGCGCACCTACGCCTGGATGGTGCTGCTGGGGCAACGGGGGGTGGTTAATGCCCTGCTGGTGGGACTGGGACTGATTCGGGAACCCCTTGACCTGCTGTTTACGCCGACGGCGGTCTGGATCGGGCTGGTGTACGGCTATTTGCCGTTTATGGTGTTGCCTTTGTACAGCACCCTAGAAAAGTTCGATTTCACTCTGGTGTGGGCGGCTCAGGATTTGGGAGCCAATTTTTGGCAAGTCCTGTATCGCGTCCTGTTGCCCCTGACCCGGCGCGGGATCACAGTGGGATGCCTGCTTGTTTTTATCCCATCGGTGGGAGCCTTTATTACACCGGATATTTTAGGGGGCGCCAAGAGTTTGATGGTGGGAAATCTCATCCAAAATCAATTTCTGAAAACTCTCAATTGGCCGCTGGGGGCGGCTTTGTCGGTCGTGTTGATGGCCTTCATTACGCTCCCTATTCTGCTCTATTTGCGCCTGGGAGAACCGGATAAACCCCTAAATTTTGCCGGCTAA
- the menA gene encoding 2-carboxy-1,4-naphthoquinone phytyltransferase, whose protein sequence is MTQSQPMTAAAQRQLWFQAVNPLIYTAAVIPVLVGSAAAYAEAPPLFSWNTFAWVLAGVVLLQVWLNITNDLYDAETGVDVNKLTSLVHLTGRPGLLHLIAWSCLAAGLLCIYVVNARHPDHWILGIAGAGILLGYAYQGPPLRLAYLGWGEPMTFIAFGPLSTLAASYAQLGRFTEMAFWASLVVGCLVTGILFAHHFPQVEDDRRAGKRSPVVQLGAYRASRVYPWVVLPAYALVLVGVAAGFLPWTTLLFGASFPLAWRLVTFLWRTYEGPASGGAMPLAVGLHAFGGVLLAIGLWLGQPYLR, encoded by the coding sequence GTGACTCAATCCCAACCTATGACCGCTGCGGCCCAGCGTCAGCTCTGGTTCCAAGCTGTTAACCCCTTGATTTACACGGCGGCTGTGATTCCTGTGCTGGTGGGGAGTGCCGCCGCCTACGCCGAAGCGCCCCCGTTGTTTTCCTGGAACACGTTTGCCTGGGTGTTGGCCGGTGTGGTGCTCCTGCAGGTCTGGCTCAACATCACCAACGACCTGTACGACGCGGAAACGGGGGTGGATGTCAACAAACTCACATCGCTGGTGCATCTGACGGGCCGGCCTGGGTTGCTGCATTTGATCGCCTGGTCCTGTCTGGCGGCGGGTCTGCTGTGTATTTATGTGGTGAATGCCCGGCACCCGGATCACTGGATTCTGGGAATTGCTGGGGCGGGAATTCTCTTAGGCTACGCCTACCAGGGACCGCCGTTGCGCCTAGCTTACCTAGGCTGGGGAGAACCCATGACCTTTATCGCTTTTGGGCCGTTATCCACCCTGGCGGCCAGCTACGCCCAGTTGGGCCGCTTTACCGAGATGGCGTTTTGGGCGTCCCTGGTGGTGGGGTGTTTGGTCACGGGGATCCTCTTTGCCCATCACTTTCCCCAGGTGGAGGACGACCGCCGCGCCGGCAAACGCTCCCCCGTCGTTCAACTCGGTGCCTACCGCGCCAGCCGTGTCTATCCCTGGGTGGTGTTGCCCGCCTACGCCCTGGTGTTGGTGGGGGTTGCCGCCGGTTTCTTGCCCTGGACGACCCTGCTATTTGGCGCCAGCTTCCCCCTCGCTTGGCGGTTGGTGACCTTTCTCTGGCGCACCTACGAAGGACCGGCTAGCGGCGGCGCTATGCCTTTAGCGGTCGGATTGCACGCCTTCGGGGGTGTACTCCTGGCGATAGGTCTCTGGCTCGGCCAACCCTACCTGCGCTAA